The Neorhizobium sp. NCHU2750 genome contains the following window.
GGCATCGGAATGGCAAGCGGCAGCAGGCGTGAAATGGTACCGCTCAGGATGACGGCGAGCAGCATGACGAGCCCGATGGTGATGCTATCCAAGTCCTCAAATACCTCTTCCGTTCGCAATGTTTCCTTGAATAGGAAGCGAATGCGGGAGATGCAAGGCAAAGGGGCGGGAAAAGCGCGGGAGCGCGGCTTAGGTGCGAACCGAGATGATCAAGCTATGGTCTGGCGATCGTCATCATCCGTTCAATTGCCGATTTCAGTTGAGGCAGATCGTGCTGGATGGCGTCCCAGATCACGTCGCTGGCGATTCGATGATATTCGTGGCGCAATACGTTTCCCATGCCGCGGATCGAACTCCATGGGATGTTTCGCTCGGTATCAAGCAACTCCACTGGGATGTGCCGGCTTGCTTCCGAAATGATCTCGATAGCCCGCTGGATTCCCAGAAAGACCATGAATTCAGCCTCGATTTCCTCTCTGGTCCTTTGTTTTGCCGTTTCCTCAATCCTTGAAATGACATCGAGAATTTCAAGCAGAACGATCCTTGCATCGCGCGCCATCAGAATATCCGTATCGCTGAATTTTCGATCCGGTCCTTAAGCAGAGGATGCAGGCTGTCGCGGGTGGTCAGATCCACGTCGGCCGAAAGTTCCTCTTCGAGGAAAAGCTTTATTCCAACGAGATCGAACAGCGAGAATTTCTTCGTCCCATCATAATCGATGAACAGGTCGAGGTCGCTTTCGGCGCCTGCCTCGTCGCGGGCCACCGAGCCGAAAAGGTAAAGCGACGTCGCGCCGAGCGCCCTGATGGCGTCGGCCTGTTGCGTCAGCTTTTCGATCGCCTCGGTCCGTCTCATGCCTGCAACTCTAGCGCATTGCAGGCAAAAGCGGAATCGGTTTCGCCAAATCGCCAGCCATGCCGGCCTACGCGGCCAACCCGCTGGAACATTTTCCACAAATCGAACGCCGGCTTCAGCTTTTGGTAACCAGAATGAGTAACCATAACAGTCAGTAAATTCGTTTTATGTATAGCGTAGCGAGTGTGAAATGGCTGCTGTTCTTCCGCTGGCCGACCTGAGAAAACAGGTTCGTCCGGACGCATGGGTTAACTCCATCATCAAGGGTGATTGCGTCGCAGCTCTCGAAGCGCTCCCGGACCATTCGGTCGACGCGATCTTTGCCGATCCGCCATACAATCTCCAGCTCGGCGGCACGCTGCACCGCCCTGACCATTCGGTCGTCGATGCCGTCGATGACGCCTGGGACCAGTTCGCCTCGTTCGAAATGTACGATGCCTTCACCCGCGCTTGGCTGCTTGCCTGCCGCCGCGTCCTGAAGCCGAACGGCACGATCTGGGTCATCGGTTCTTATCACAACATCTTCCGCGTCGGCGCGATCATGCAGGACCTGAATTTCTGGCTCTTGAACGACATCGTCTGGCGCAAGGTCAACCCGATGCCGAACTTCAAGGGCCGCCGGTTCCAGAACGCCCATGAGACGATGATCTGGGCAAGCCGCGATGCCAAGGCCAAGGGCTATACGTTCAATTACGATGCGCTGAAGGCCTCCAACGACGACGTGCAGATGCGCTCCGACTGGCTGTTCCCGATCTGCTCGGGCGGCGAGCGGCTGAAGGGCGACGACGGCAAGAAGGTTCATCCGACCCAGAAGCCGGAAGCCCTGCTCGCCCGCGTCATCATGGCCTCCACCAGGCCGGGCGATATCATCCTCGACCCGTTCTTCGGTTCCGGCACGACCGGCGCCGTCGCAAAACGCCTCGGCCGCAACTTCGTCGGCATCGAGCGCGAGCAGGATTATATCGAGGCGGCGTCGGCTCGCATCGAGGCGGTCGAACCGCTCGGCAAGGCCGAGCTGACGGTCATGACCGGCAAGAAGGCCGAACCGCGCGTCGCCTTCAACGTTCTGATCGAGGCGGGCCTGTTGAAGCCCGGCCAGGTCCTGACCGACGCACGCCGTCGCTACAGCGCAATCATCCGCGCCGACGGCACGCTTTCCTCCGGTGGCGATGCGGGTTCGATCCATCGCCTCGGTGCCAAGGTGCAGGGCTTTGATGCCTGCAACGGATGGACATTCTGGCACTTCGACGACGGCCAGAGCCTGCGTCCCATCGATGAACTGCGCGTCGTCATCCGCAACGATCTGGCCAAACTCGACTGAGCCACCAGTCACACCGGATCGACCAATTCCTCTTCCGGTTTTGTACCTCTAGTCCCGGAAGGGGATCATCGGCGCCCGGGTGGCTGTACCCGGGCGCCATTTCTTTTTCTGCCGCCTCTCTTATCAGAAGAAGCGCGTCCGCCTGAGCCGAACGCGATCGGCAAGCAGCATGCGTGCGCTTGAGAGGTAGATGCCGCTCTCCATCACGCTGATCTTCACCGGCCCGTCCGCCTCGAATGTTTCCACGGTCGTGTCCGTCACTGCGCCGTCGAGATAGCTGGTCATGACGAAGAACTGCAGTCCGGCGCGCGACACCGTCACCGTCTTGCGCAACCCGTCCTCCATCTCGAAGGCGAAGCTCTCCTCGAAATCGTCTGACGGCGTTTCGAATACGTTTGCGATCCTGTCGGGATGCTGCATGGAAGGCTGCTCGAAGAACACAGTTTGCCTTATTCGCAAAGACCGCTTGCGGTTGCGGGTGAGCGGATTAAGCTGAACGTGTAAGCGCTCTTGGAATGGTGAAATCACACTGAGATTAGTAAAATGATTTTCACCTGTAAACTGATTTCTACTCAGAGTTACCTCTAGATGAAGATTCCACTTTCGGACGAAATTGCTGCTAGGGTAGAGGCGAGGCTGGCCAAGTTTTCACTCAGCTGGACAAAGCTCGATCTCGATCCCTTGCGGCGGGCGACATCCTTCAAGGTCGTGGTCCTCTGCGAAATGCTGGGCGGCAGGACCAAGGCTGCGGACGCGGTCGAGTTGACCGACAACACGCTCGACAATTACCGCCACGGCAAGCAGGATCCGACCTTTGCCACGCTCGAAATGCTGGCCGAAAAGGTCGGCATTGCCGGCCGCTATCTCGGCGGCGAATGGTCCTTCGAAAAGGGCAGCATCCGCATTGACCTCTCCGGTGATGGGGCTGCGGGCACGACGGCAACGAGTATGAGGCCGCCGGGCCTGATGGACAATCCGCCCGCGCCCTATCTGCATGGCTATGACGAGATCGGACCGTCCGCGGCCCTGATCGAGCACTATTGGAGAAGGCTCGGGCTGGATCCGGCATCGATGTCGGCGGTCCTTGCGGAAGGCGACAGCATGATGCCGACGATTGCCGACCAGTCGCCGGTCTTTGTCGATACTGCCGACCGCAATCTCGCCGACGGGGGGATTTATGCCTTGAGGGCGGAGGGCCGCCTCATCATCAGGCGGGTGCAGCGCCTGATCGGCGGCGGCGTGCAATTGCTGGCCGACAATGCCGCAGCCTATCCGCCGCAGGAAATCGGCGAAGCCACGCTCGCCGATCTGGAAATTCTGGGTCGCGTGCGAAGCGCTGCCGTCGCCTGCTGACAGCGGCAGCGCATGCGGCTGGCGATCAGATCGAAACGCCGTGGGCGATGAGATCCTGACGCAGCGTATCGGCATCCTTGAAATGCACCGCCTGCCAGCCTGCGGCCCGCGCGCCTTCCACATTCACCAGCGTATCGTCGATGAAGATCGACCGTTCCGGCGCAAGGCCGAAATCCTTGGCATGCCGTTCGTAGATCGCCACATCCGGCTTGATCAGCCCGATCTCGCCCGAAACGGTCACGCCGCGCGTCGCATTGAGGAACGGATAGATCTTGCGCGCCTCGACGAATGTGTCAGCGGCAAAGTTCGTCAGCATCGTCACGTCATGGCCCTTGTCGATCAGTTCGAGCATCAGGGCGACCGAGCCGTCATAGGCATGCGGCACCATCTCGTGCCAATGCTTGCGGAAGGCGCGGATATGCTCCTCGCGATCGGGATGCTCGGCAATCAGCAGCGCCTCGGCATCCTCCCATTTGCGGCCGCGATCCTGTTCCAGGTTCCAGTCATGGGTGCAGACATTCTGGAAGAACCATTTTCGCTCCTCCGCATCGGGAATGATGCGGCTGAAGGGCAGGTTCGGATCGTAATGGATGAGAACCTTGCCGATGTCGAAGACGATGTGGTCGATCTGGCCTGCCATGATGATTCCTGGTTCAGTGTTTTGCGAAGGCGGTGGGAATAGCCTGACTGATTACCTTTTTCATGACAGTCGGCAAGGCTTCTTCCGAAAGCCTCTCGACCGGCACCCACCAGCCGGCCGGTTCGCTGCCCGTCGCGACCCGCGCGCGATAGACCGAAAGCCGCAGTTCGAAATGGGTGAAGACATGCACGATCGCGCCGCATGCCTCCCAGTCTGCATCGAATGGCGCATGCTCGACGCCCGTACCGCCATCGATCCGCGCCGTCCAGTCGGTGGTCGGCACCTCTGTCATGCCGCCGAGCAGTCCTGTCTCGGCGCGGCGGCGCAAAAACACCGTGCCGCCGTCGGTGACGGCAACATAGGCCGCACCGACCCGCACCGGCTTGTCCTTCTTCGCTGCCTTGACCGGAAAACGCTCCGGATCATGTTCGGCCAGCGCCAGACAGTCGTCGCGGAACGGACAGAGCGCGCAGGCAGGGCGCTTCGGCGTGCAGATCGTCGCACCGAGATCCATCATCGCCTGGGCAAAATCTCCCGGCCGGTCGGCGGGCGTGAGTTCGCGCACTTTGGCCTTCATCACCGGCTTGGAGCCGGGCAGGGGAGCATCAATCGCAAAGAGCCGCGAGATCACCCGCTCGACATTGCCGTCCATGACGGCCGAAGGCCGGTTGAAGGCGATCGCCGCCACCGCCGCCGACGTATAGTCGCCGATGCCGGGCAGTGCCCGAAGCCCATCCTCGGTATCGGGAAAGACGCCGGCATGGTCGTTTGCCACTGCCTCGGCGCATTTCTTCAGGTTTCGCGCGCGCGCGTAGTAGCCAAGCCCGGCCCAGGCGGCCATCACATCCTCGGATGGAGCGGACGCCAGATCCGTCACCTTCGGCCAGCGTTCGAGAAACTTGGCGAAATAGGGTTTGACCGCCTGCACGGTCGTCTGCTGCAGCATCACTTCCGACAACCAGACACGATAGGGATCGGCTCTCTTTCCGGCCTTCGCAGCCGAGGGGCTGACGCGCCACGGCAGTTCCCGGTGGTGCCGGTCGTACCAGGAAAGCAGGCGCTCGGCATGGGATGGTGGCGCGACGCGGTTTTGAACGGGAGAGATACTCATCGGGGTCAAGATAGTGAGTGTGCGCCTGCCGGCCAATTGTTGTAAGCTGCAAAAGCTGGGGATTTTTCGCTTGCTTCGATATTGCCGGAGGTCCTGATGATAAACGTTCTTGATGCTCTTGTACGATTGTCCGACATCGCACGCTCGATGGCGCCGCCCGTGCCTTTGCTGGCCTTGAGTGCGGTTGTTCTCGCGGTGATTCTTGTGAACATGTCACTCGGTGAAATGTTGAAATCCAGGATACTGGCCTACAGAGACGCCGAGGACTATCACCATGTCATTCTGAGGCTGTACCAGCTTTTTGACTGGCCGGCTTTCTCGCTGTTCCAGCCGAGGCGGAGAGACCGGTCATCTGCGGTCGATGCGATTGGGCTGTTTGCAGGGGCAGTTCTCGGCCTTTTCCTCTTCGTTTTCGTTACCATCGCGCTCGTTATGTCGGGGGACGGTATTTCGAGGCCTCTCGGCCAAAGTGCCATCGCAATCGTCTATCTTGTGGCGACCGTCGCTTTCGCACGGGCTTCCATGATAGGTGCCGTTAAGCAGTGGTACGGAATTCGCTGATCACTTCCTGTCAGATCTGTTGTATGGAAATGGCCCATGAACAGTCAAAAAACCGCCAAACCCTTCATCCGCAAGGGCGCAAGCCAGATCGCCGAGATCGCCAATGGCATCATCGATCCGGTGCTGGCCAAGCGTGCCGGCATATCGACGGCACTGCTCGGCTCTTGGGACGAGATCGCCGGCGAGGAATTCGCCGATTGCACGCGGCCTGAAAAGATCACCTGGGCGCGCAATGACGGCTATCGTCAGGATGGCTATACGCCGGGCGTACTGACGATCGCCTGCGAGGGCGCGCGCGCACTTTTCCTCACCCATGCACAGGGCGAGTTGATCGGCCGCATCAACGCGTTTTTCGGCTTCCCGGCAGTGCGCCAGATCCGCATCGTCCAGAAGCCCGTTTCACCGCAGGTCAAGCATGCGCGCACGCCGAAACCCCTGAAGGGTGAACCTGCCCGCCGTCTCCATGAGATGATGGAGGGCATCGAGAGCGAAGCGCTGCGCAAGGCGGTCGAAAAGCTCGGCACTGCCGTGCTGCAGCAAAAGCGCGCACGGTAGGATTGAAATCGGCGATTGCTGCTGATTTTCCTGCTTTTGTCACAATTCTTTGAAGTAAGTTACCTATCGGCAACTTGCCGAGGTTGAGACACCGGGCTACGGAAGTTCCAACTGTATAAAAATCTGTCCTTAAACGGGTGTTCCATGCTTCTGAACGACATCACCACGACTCGGCGCGCACTTCTTGGTGGCGCAGCCGTGACCTCTCTGGGCCTCTCCCTGCCGCTCGGTGCCACTGAGGCATTCGCGCAGGAAGAAAAGCCGGAATCACAGGGCGATGTGGATATGGCCGCCGTGCTGAAGCCCGGCACGCTGCCGGAAATGTTCCTCGGCAAGGAAGATGCGCCGATCAAGATCGTCGAGTATTTCTCCCTGACCTGCCCGCACTGCGCCCATTTCCACACGACCAGCTTCGACGGCATCAAGCAGAAATATGTCGATAGCGGCAAGGCACAGTTCATCCTGCGCGAATTCCCCTTCGATCCGGTTGCCACCGCCGCCTTCATGCTGGCGCGTTCCAACCCGCAGAAGCCGGAGGAGCTTGCGACCTCCGAGCAGTATTTCGCCATGGTCGCCATGCTGTTCGAGCAGCAGCGTTCCTGGGCGGCCCCGGCCGACAAGGACGTGCGCAATGCACTGCTTCAGACCGTCAAGATTGCCGGTTACACACAGCAGACTTTCGAAGCCTGCTTGACGAACCAGAAGCTTCTCGATGAAATCAATGCCGTGGTAAAGCGGGCGTCGGACGAGTTCGGCGTCAACGCCACCCCGACCTTCCTGATCAACGGGAAGAAGTATTCTGGAGACATGTCGGTTGAATCCATGTCGTCGCTTCTCGACAGCATCTGATAACGCGCTTTCCTTCGAGAGTGCGAGAGGCGCGGCATGAAGTTCAACAAGCTGCGCCTCGTCGGGTTCAAGTCCTTCGTCGAGCCGACGGAATTCATCATCGAGCGTGGCCTGACCGGTGTGGTCGGGCCGAACGGCTGCGGCAAGTCCAATCTTGTCGAGGCGCTGCGCTGGGTGATGGGCGAAAACTCCTACAAGAACATGCGCGCGTCCGGCATGGACGACGTCATCTTTTCCGGTTCCGGAAACCGCCCGGCGCGCAACACCGCCGAAGTCGGGCTCTATCTCGATAATTTCGACCGCACCGCACCGGCCGCCTTCAACGATGCCGACGAGATCCAGGTCACCCGGCGCATCGAGCGCGAGAATGGCTCCGTCTATCGCATCAACGGCAAGGAAAGCCGCGCCAAGGATGTGCAGCTTCTCTTCGCCGATGCCTCTACCGGCGCCCGCTCGCCCTCCATGGTCGGCCAGGGCCGTATCGGCGAACTGATCAATGCCAAGCCGCAGGCGCGCCGCCAATTGCTCGAAGAAGCGGCCGGCATTTCCGGCCTGCATTCGCGCCGCCACGAGGCCGAGCTTCGCCTGCGCGCTGCAGAGACCAATCTGGAGCGGCTGGAAGATGTCGTCGTCCAGCTGGAAAGCCAGATCGAGAGCCTGAAGCGCCAGGCCCGCCAGGCAAACCGCTTCAAGGCGCTGTCTGCCGATATCCGCGCCCGCGAGGCCATGCTTCTGCATATCCGCTGGGTCGAGGCCGAGCAGGCGGAGCTGGAAGCCACCACCGCGCTGAACCAGATCACCTCCGTCGTCGCCGAAAAGGCGCAGGCCCAGATGCAGGCTGCGAAAGATCAGGCGGTCGCAAGCCTCAAGCTGCCGGAACTGCGCGAGGAAGAGGCCAAAGCCGGCGCCGCCCTGCAGCGCCTGCAGATCGCCCGCAGCCAGCTGGAAGAGGAAGCCGGGCGCCTGCTGAAGCGCCGCGACGAGCTGACCCGAAGGCTTGCCCAGCTTGCCGAAGACATTCGCCGCGAGGAACAGCTTGCGGCCGACAATACCTCGTTCCTGCAGAAGCTCGACGAGGAAGAGGCCGAGCTCAACGACATGCTGGCCGATAGCGGTGCCGAAAGCGCCGATCTGCGCGAAGCCTTCGAGGCTGCGGGCGCTACACTTGCAGAAAGCGAGCAGTCGCTGGCCGCCCTGACCGGCGAACGCGCCGAGGCTGCTGCCGGCCGCAACCAGCTCGAACGTCTGATCCGCGATCTTGCCGAGCGCCGCCAGCGTCTCGATCGCCAGCGCCAGGATGCGGCGGCAGAACTCGATGCCGTCACCGGTCGTCTGGCCACGCTCGACGATCCGGCGGAAAAGGCAGAACTCGTCGAGGCGGCCGAGATTGCACTGGAAGACGCAACCGCCGCCGCTGAGGAGGCTGACAGCGCTCTCGCCGCCACCCGTGCCGCCGAGCTTGCCGCCCGTCGTCCGCTCGAAGATGCGAGGACGGCGCTGAACGGGCTTGAGACCGAGGCCCGCACGATCAGGAAAATGCTCGCAGCCGGAGCAAGTGCGGGCGATTTTGTACCGGTTGCCGAACTGGTCCATGTCGAGCGCGGCTATGAGGCCGTCCTCGGCGCAGCCCTGGGTGACGATCTGGAAAGCCCGGTCGATGCATCCGCGCCGACCTACTGGTCGCTGAGCGGCGATGCTTCTGCCGATCCGCATCTGCCCGAGGGCGCAGAACCCTTGTCGACCCGCGTCACCGCCCCGCCGGAACTGGCGCGCAGCCTTGCCCAGATCGGCATCGTTTCCGCTGCACAGGCGGCAGCCCTGATGTCGTCCCTGAAGCCCGGCCAGCGGCTGGTGACGAAGGAAGGCGCCGTCTATCGCTGGGATGGTCACGTCACCGGCTCCGAGGCGCCCGGCGCTGCGGCGCTCAGACTGTCCCAGAAGAACCGGCTCTCCGAACTCGAAGCCGAGATCGACGAGGCACGCGACGTGCTGGCTGAATGCGAAAGCCTGCTCGCCGATGCCGTGGCCGAGATCGCCGCGCACGAGCGTGTGCTCTCCGACGCCCGCGACCGCGTGCGGCTCGCCACCCGCAGCGTTGCCGATGCCCGCGAGGCGCTCGCAGCCGCCGAGCGTGCCTCCGGCGACCTGATGCGCCGCCGCGATGTCGTCTCCGAAGCCCTGAACCAGGTCGACGCGCAGATCGAGGATGTCGAGGCGCAGGGCGAGAATGCCCGCATCGAACTCGAAAACGCGCCGGACCTGTCGGATCTCGACAACCGCCTGCGCGACCAGCAGGCCGCCGTTGCCACCCATCGCGGGGTGCTGGCCGAAGCTCGTGCAAGCTATGAGGGCCTGAGCCGCGAGCTTGAGGCGCGCAAGCGCCGTATCGCCGCGATTGCCCAGGAACGCTCGTCGTGGAAGGTGCGTGCCGACAGCGCCGCCCAACATATCGAAAGCCTGCGCGAGCGTGAGGAAGAGGCTCGCGACGAGATCGTCGAGCTGGAGGCTGCTCCCGAAGAGGTCGATGACCGCCGCCGCAACCTGTTGTCCGAGTTGCAGAAGGCGGAAGAGGCCCGCCGTCGGGCCGGCGACCAGCTGGCGATTGCCGAAACTCGCCAGCGCGAGGCCGACCAGAAGGCAGCCATGGCGCTTTCCGAACTGGCTGACATGCGCGAAAAGCGTGGCCGCGCCGAGGAGCGCCTCGTCTCCGCCGCCGAAAAGCGCCACGAGAGCGAGCAGCGCATCCGCGAGGCGCTGAATGTCGCGCCGCAGGAAGTGCTGCGCCTGACCGGCCTTCAACCCGGCCAGCCGGTGCCGGATATCCGCGCCATCGAGCGCGAGGTCGATCGGCTGAAGATGGAGCGCGAACGCCTCGGTGCCGTCAACCTGCGCGCCGATGAGGAGCAGAAGGAGCTTTCCGACAAGCTCAATGCCCTGATCCGCGAGCGCGATGACGTGGTCGATGCGATCCGCAAGCTGCGCGGTGCGATCCAGAGCCTCAATCGCGAAGGCCGCGAGCGGCTGATTGCCGCTTTCGATGTGGTCAACACCCAGTTCCAGCGGCTCTTCACCCACCTCTTCGGTGGCGGCACCGCCGAACTGCAGCTGATCGAATCGGAAGATCCGCTTGAGGCCGGTCTCGAAATCCTTGCCCGCCCGCCGGGCAAGAAGCCGCAGACCATGACGCTGCTTTCCGGCGGCGAGCAGGCATTGACGGCCATGGCGCTGATCTTTGCCGTCTTCCTCACCAATCCCGCGCCGATCTGTGTGCTGGACGAGGTGGATGCGCCGCTCGACGACCACAATGTCGAGCGTTACTGCAACCTGATGGACGAGATGGCCGCCTCGACAGAGACGCGCTTCGTCATCATCACCCACAACCCGATCACCATGGCGCGGATGAACCGCCTGTTCGGTGTCACCATGGCCGAGCAGGGCGTTTCCCAGCTCGTATCGGTCGATCTGCAGACCGCCGAGCTGATTCGCGAAGCGAGCTGATTCGCCTCGTCTCTTTTCAGCGACCGGCATCCATGCGCTTAACCACGTATCTGGTGATCTGTAGAGGTGGTCCGCTGCCCGTCATGCCGCGCCACAGGCCGAAATCTTTTCGCAACGGGATTGATCGGCGTCATATCTGCGTTGTTTCACCCATATAGGGGATGTACCCGATGTGGTATACGGCTACATGAAATGTTGAATTCGCTGGGGGCTGGGGGGCGCCTTTCGGACGCAAAAGCTGTCCTGGCGAATACTTACCCCCCGCACAGGTTTCCTGTCCTGTGCGGAAGGCTTTGCGGGGCCGTGTGATCCGGCCCCGCAAAGTCTTTAACTGCAACGCCTCCAAATTCATCCTTCCCTTGCGCCAAATTGCCGGTTGCGGATTGTTGCGCCGCACCATATTGCTGCCGTGTTGATTTCCCAACCTATTGCAAAACCTCTGGATTCAGAGAAGATTGGCCGGGGAGGAAGGCATGGTCAAACGGGTATACTGGTTCGGGGGCGGAAAGGCAGAGGGTGGCGCTGCCGATGTTGCGCTGCTTGGCGGCAAGGGGGCTCATCTTGCGGAGATGGCAAGCCTCGGCCTGCCGGTGCCTCCCGGCCTCACCATTACCTGCGACTGTTGCCACGAATTCTTCCGCAACGATGGCAAGCTCACCGACGATCTGATGGCCGATGTTCTGGCCGGCCTGACGTCGGTCGAGCAGGAGACCGGGCGCATCTTCGGCGGTAGCGAAAAGCCGCTGCTGCTCTCGGTCCGCTCCGGTTCGCGCGCCTCCATGCCCGGCATGCTCGATACGGTCCTCAATCTCGGCCTCAACGACGAGACGGTGCAGGCGCTCGGCCATGATGCCGGCGACGCCCGCTTTGCCTGGGACAGCTATCGCCGCTTCATCCAGATGTATGCCGATGTCGTCATGGGCCTCGACAACGAGATCTTCGAGGAAGTGCTGGAAGACGAAAAGGGCAGGCTCGGTCGCCAGCAGGATACCGATCTTTCCGCTGTCGAATGGCAGCATGTCGTCACCCTCTACAAGAACCTGATTGAGGATGAACTCGGCGAAAGCTTCCCGCAGGATCCGCATGTGCAATTGTGGAAGGCGATCGCCGCCGTCTTTTCCAGCTGGCACAATACCCGCGCCGTCACCTATCGCAGCCTTCACCGTATCCCTGATACATGGGGAACGGCGGTCAATGTTCAGGCCATGGTGTTCGGCAATCTCGGCTCCACTTCGGCAACCGGCGTAGCCTTCACCCGCAATCCCTCGACCGGCGAGAAGGCGCTTTATGGCGAATTCCTCGCCAATGCCCAGGGCGAGGATGTCGTCGCCGGCATCCGCACACCGCAATCGATCACCGAGGAAGGCAGGCTCGCATCCGGCTCCGACAAGCCGTCGATGGAAAAGCTGATGCCCGAGACCTTCGCCGAGTTTCGCCAGATCTGCGAACGGCTCGAGCGGCACTATCAGGATCTGCAGGATGTCGAGTTCACCGTCGAACGCGGCAAGCTGTGGATGCTGCAGACCCGCACCGGCAAGCGCACCACGCGTGCGGCCATGCGGGTGGCGGTCGAAATGGTCGACGAGGGGCTGATCTCGGAAGAACAGGCCGTCTGTCGCATCGATCCGCCATCGCTCGACCAGTTGCTGCACCCGACCATCGATCCGCGGGTCGAGCGCCACGTCATCGGCTCCGGCCTGCCGGCCTCTCCCGGCGCCGCGACCGGCGAGATCGTCTTCACCGCCGAACAGGCGGTCGAGGTCGAGGCGGAAGGCCGTCGCGCGGTTCTGGTCCGCATCGAGACCAGCCCGGAAGACATTCACGGCATGCATGCGGCGG
Protein-coding sequences here:
- the ppdK gene encoding pyruvate, phosphate dikinase, with amino-acid sequence MVKRVYWFGGGKAEGGAADVALLGGKGAHLAEMASLGLPVPPGLTITCDCCHEFFRNDGKLTDDLMADVLAGLTSVEQETGRIFGGSEKPLLLSVRSGSRASMPGMLDTVLNLGLNDETVQALGHDAGDARFAWDSYRRFIQMYADVVMGLDNEIFEEVLEDEKGRLGRQQDTDLSAVEWQHVVTLYKNLIEDELGESFPQDPHVQLWKAIAAVFSSWHNTRAVTYRSLHRIPDTWGTAVNVQAMVFGNLGSTSATGVAFTRNPSTGEKALYGEFLANAQGEDVVAGIRTPQSITEEGRLASGSDKPSMEKLMPETFAEFRQICERLERHYQDLQDVEFTVERGKLWMLQTRTGKRTTRAAMRVAVEMVDEGLISEEQAVCRIDPPSLDQLLHPTIDPRVERHVIGSGLPASPGAATGEIVFTAEQAVEVEAEGRRAVLVRIETSPEDIHGMHAAEAILTTRGGMTSHAAVVARGMGIPCVVGAGSMRVDLRNELLIGIGGITLRKGDTVTIDGSSGQVLKGSVAMLQPELSGDFGRLMQWADNARRMQVRTNADTPQDARSARSFGAEGIGLCRTEHMFFEDDRIHAMREMILAEDEAARRTALAKLLPLQRSDFTELFTIMHGLPVTIRLLDPPLHEFLPKTEAEIDDVARAMGMPAAFLARRIDAIHEFNPMLGHRGCRLAISYPEIAEMQARAIFEAATAAATETGEPVELEILVPLVGLRAELDYVKGVIDAVAREVWTETGMQIGYLAGTMIELPRAAIRAHVIAETAEFFSFGTNDLTQTTFGISRDDAATFIPTYQRKGIIEHDPFISLDFDGVGELIQIAAERGRRTKPDLKMGICGEHGGDPASIHFCENADLDYVSCSPFRVPVARLAAAQAAIEKRKG
- the smc gene encoding chromosome segregation protein SMC, giving the protein MKFNKLRLVGFKSFVEPTEFIIERGLTGVVGPNGCGKSNLVEALRWVMGENSYKNMRASGMDDVIFSGSGNRPARNTAEVGLYLDNFDRTAPAAFNDADEIQVTRRIERENGSVYRINGKESRAKDVQLLFADASTGARSPSMVGQGRIGELINAKPQARRQLLEEAAGISGLHSRRHEAELRLRAAETNLERLEDVVVQLESQIESLKRQARQANRFKALSADIRAREAMLLHIRWVEAEQAELEATTALNQITSVVAEKAQAQMQAAKDQAVASLKLPELREEEAKAGAALQRLQIARSQLEEEAGRLLKRRDELTRRLAQLAEDIRREEQLAADNTSFLQKLDEEEAELNDMLADSGAESADLREAFEAAGATLAESEQSLAALTGERAEAAAGRNQLERLIRDLAERRQRLDRQRQDAAAELDAVTGRLATLDDPAEKAELVEAAEIALEDATAAAEEADSALAATRAAELAARRPLEDARTALNGLETEARTIRKMLAAGASAGDFVPVAELVHVERGYEAVLGAALGDDLESPVDASAPTYWSLSGDASADPHLPEGAEPLSTRVTAPPELARSLAQIGIVSAAQAAALMSSLKPGQRLVTKEGAVYRWDGHVTGSEAPGAAALRLSQKNRLSELEAEIDEARDVLAECESLLADAVAEIAAHERVLSDARDRVRLATRSVADAREALAAAERASGDLMRRRDVVSEALNQVDAQIEDVEAQGENARIELENAPDLSDLDNRLRDQQAAVATHRGVLAEARASYEGLSRELEARKRRIAAIAQERSSWKVRADSAAQHIESLREREEEARDEIVELEAAPEEVDDRRRNLLSELQKAEEARRRAGDQLAIAETRQREADQKAAMALSELADMREKRGRAEERLVSAAEKRHESEQRIREALNVAPQEVLRLTGLQPGQPVPDIRAIEREVDRLKMERERLGAVNLRADEEQKELSDKLNALIRERDDVVDAIRKLRGAIQSLNREGRERLIAAFDVVNTQFQRLFTHLFGGGTAELQLIESEDPLEAGLEILARPPGKKPQTMTLLSGGEQALTAMALIFAVFLTNPAPICVLDEVDAPLDDHNVERYCNLMDEMAASTETRFVIITHNPITMARMNRLFGVTMAEQGVSQLVSVDLQTAELIREAS